The nucleotide window AAGATTCTGCAAGAACGAAATGAAATATGCGTTTGCGAAATAATGCAGGCGCTGAATATTTCCCAGTCAAGAGCATCGCGAAACCTGGGAATTCTCCAAAATGCGGGTTTTATTACTGATAGACGCGACGGTTTATGGGTTTTTTATTCCATCAATAAAGAAAAGTTCAACGAGCATCACATTGCTATAAATAAATTGATAAAAGATTGGTTAAATGATGAAAAAATTATTCAAGAAGACAGAAAACGGCTTAAAAAAGCAGTGAGATTAAGTTAAAGGAAAATATATTGATATTTAGCGACATTTATTAATTTAAAAAAGAGTATGAGGATTTAGAATAGATATGAATCCAGCCCTTCCTAATT belongs to bacterium and includes:
- a CDS encoding winged helix-turn-helix transcriptional regulator produces the protein MRQLTKVFKAVSDETKLRILKILQERNEICVCEIMQALNISQSRASRNLGILQNAGFITDRRDGLWVFYSINKEKFNEHHIAINKLIKDWLNDEKIIQEDRKRLKKAVRLS